In Saccharomycodes ludwigii strain NBRC 1722 chromosome III, whole genome shotgun sequence, one DNA window encodes the following:
- the INN1 gene encoding Inn1p (similar to Saccharomyces cerevisiae YNL152W | INN1 | required for INgressioN), which yields MSSFDNTFVGVYGTLIAFVHRGKDLNNVRKLDKQSPFIILRIAHMTARSKVCFRGGQTPTWNFLAEFEITPDVKPLMTLEVYHETEDAPKPIGKTTLDFTTAIFSDEKDGDDRWVEIYNGSEFAGKIYLELSFKPKDPEEMNGKAGKNILDEIDKFEQSVASRELPPLPTDDECASMSNPRLKPYVHGSRYVEPHSPKPSIGLVRDKTSPKYLDNGRLVSVIPSKNTSPFTYSDDEDDAEHEDGKEYNGNVRFSPDQFKNTSSTNGSSTNTTVTTSEPLFAKLKEIKDKMFSFKNPNSDAESSMSRSAVSSGKVNFEELEKAVGVARARDDTNSSVYRPYHVDDSDDEDERFNIINRARSRASSTSSINHDRKFTERSMADAYSASVSPSRRSGYYGISPTRDISERSSIKSPEIKQLKLSPNRKVTAEVNAYRRLQSESPTRNNTNSPRRRPPPPQFR from the coding sequence ATGTCTTCCTTTGATAATACGTTTGTGGGAGTTTATGGAACTTTAATAGCATTTGTTCATCGCGGTAAggatttaaataatgttCGAAAATTGGACAAGCAATCACCTTTTATCATCCTAAGAATAGCCCATATGACTGCCAGGTCCAAAGTTTGTTTTAGAGGAGGTCAAACGCCAACTTGGAATTTTTTGGCAGAGTTTGAAATTACACCGGACGTTAAACCGTTGATGACTTTAGAAGTTTACCATGAAACCGAAGATGCACCAAAACCCATTGGAAAAACAACATTAGATTTTACGACTGCCATTTTCTCGGATGAAAAGGACGGTGACGATAGATGGGTTGAAATTTATAACGGATCGGAATTTGCAGGGAAAATATACCTTGAATTATCTTTTAAACCAAAAGATCCAGAGGAAATGAATGGGAAAGCGGGAAAGAATATTTTAGATGaaattgataaatttgAGCAATCAGTGGCAAGTAGAGAATTACCGCCCTTGCCAACCGATGATGAATGTGCTTCAATGTCTAACCCACGTTTAAAACCATATGTTCATGGAAGTAGATACGTTGAACCACACTCACCTAAACCATCAATTGGTCTAGTACGAGATAAAACTAGtccaaaatatttggaCAATGGTAGATTGGTCTCGGTTATACCATCAAAAAATACTTCACCCTTTACCTATAGCgatgatgaggatgatGCTGAACATGAAGATGGGAAGGAATATAATGGCAATGTTAGATTCAGCCCGgatcaatttaaaaatacctCTAGTACTAATGGAAGTAGCACAAATACAACTGTCACCACTTCTGAGCCTTTGTTTGCAAAGTTAAAGGAGATTAAGGATAAAATgtttagttttaaaaatccCAATAGTGATGCAGAGTCTTCAATGAGTCGATCAGCTGTGTCTTCTGGGAAGGTTAATTTTGAAGAACTAGAAAAAGCTGTCGGAGTAGCAAGGGCTAGGGACGACACTAATAGTAGTGTGTATCGACCATATCATGTGGATGATAGTGATGACGAAGATGAAAGATTCAACATTATAAATAGGGCCAGAAGTAGGGCTTCTTCTACTTCTTCTATTAATCATGATCGAAAATTTACGGAGAGATCAATGGCTGATGCCTATTCAGCCTCTGTTTCCCCATCAAGAAGATCAGGATATTATGGCATATCGCCAACAAGGGATATATCAGAAAGGTCAAGTATTAAGTCACCAGAGATAAAACAGCTTAAACTATCACCAAACAGGAAAGTAACAGCGGAGGTGAATGCCTACAGAAGATTACAAAGTGAGTCGCCTACAAGGAATAATACAAATAGTCCCAGAAGAAGACCACCTCCTCCACAATTtagataa
- a CDS encoding uncharacterized protein (similar to Saccharomyces cerevisiae YPL171C | OYE3 | Old Yellow Enzyme) — MNVDSTSNLSFFLPKQPEIGKIKNCDGQSPPVFTPLKIRSMSLNNRLGISPMCVYSSSIEIDNVATEFHKIHYGSLASRAPGLIIVESVAVDPIGLITPNDLGLWNEKQATSQFNQITQVCHAFNTKVGVQISHAGRLASSAPPYKNFSYSLKETEGGWPSKIIAPSAASFDPQNFPTPKKMTITEVKEMIKKFGHSARLAVKAGYDFIEIHAAHGYLISEFLSPLCNTRNENDEYGGNWENRIRFLIEIVDEIRENIPVDMPLFVRVSASEYMEGKVPESWTINDTCKLSLELYKHGVDVLDVSSGGIDKDGVAPTPSKDTISSHRALPHEFFCEKIRETSKELIIASPGRIFTGPEANRLVTQGIVDIPLIGRAALKNPGIVWTMADELNVELEQAVEYGWPF; from the coding sequence ATGAACGTAGATTCAACTAGCAACCTAAGTTTTTTCCTACCAAAGCAACCTGAAATaggtaaaattaaaaattgtgATGGTCAATCTCCACCAGTCTTCACTCcattaaaaattagatCAATGTCACTAAATAATCGCTTGGGCATTTCACCCATGTGTGTGTATTCAAGTTCCATTGAGATTGATAACGTTGCCACTGAATTCCACAAAATCCATTATGGAAGCTTAGCGTCAAGGGCGCCAGGTTTAATTATAGTAGAATCGGTTGCCGTGGATCCAATTGGTCTCATTACTCCCAATGATCTAGGACTATGGAATGAAAAACAGGCTACATCCCAGTTTAATCAAATAACCCAAGTATGCCATGCCTTTAACACAAAAGTTGGCGTTCAAATCAGTCATGCTGGTAGATTAGCTAGTAGTGCCCCGccatataaaaattttagttATAGTCTAAAAGAAACAGAAGGCGGTTGGCCAAGCAAAATCATTGCTCCAAGTGCTGCTTCGTTTGATCCACAAAACTTCCCAACACCCAAGAAAATGACAATCACAGAAGTCAAAGAAATGATTAAAAAGTTTGGCCATTCTGCTAGGTTAGCAGTAAAGGCTGGGTATGATTTTATCGAAATTCATGCAGCTCATGGTTATTTAATCAGTGAATTCCTTTCTCCTCTATGTAACACGAGAAATGAAAACGATGAATATGGTGGAAATTGGGAAAATAGAATAAGATTTTTGATCGAAATTGTAGATGAAATACGTGAAAATATTCCAGTTGATATGCCATTATTTGTTCGTGTGTCTGCAAGTGAATATATGGAAGGTAAAGTTCCTGAATCCTGGACCATAAATGACACATGCAAATTATCTTTAGAATTATACAAACATGGTGTTGATGTTTTAGATGTTTCTTCCGGTGGTATTGATAAAGACGGTGTTGCTCCTACCCCTAGTAAAGATACTATTTCTTCTCACCGTGCATTGCCAcatgaatttttttgtgaaaAAATTAGAGAGACCAGCAAGGAGCTAATTATAGCTTCACCAGGTAGAATTTTTACGGGACCAGAGGCCAATAGACTGGTTACACAAGGTATTGTAGATATCCCATTAATTGGCAGAGCAGCTTTAAAAAATCCAGGTATCGTTTGGACAATGGCTGACGAGTTAAATGTTGAGTTAGAACAGGCGGTTGAATATGGTTGgccattttaa
- the LSM7 gene encoding Sm-like protein LSM7 (similar to Saccharomyces cerevisiae YNL147W | LSM7 | Like SM), giving the protein MNPGDNQTNNYSNNNQRKKFQGPKRDAIMDLAQYKYQSIRVQLTDNRVVTGTLKGYDQLMNMVLDDAIEYIGDELDSTLLVGKRKLGFCVLRGTLLIMISPNYMQQKQESEK; this is encoded by the coding sequence ATGAATCCTGGTGATAATCAAACTAATAATtacagtaataataaccagAGGAAGAAATTCCAGGGACCTAAAAGGGATGCTATTATGGATCTAGCCCAATACAAATATCAAAGCATCCGCGTGCAATTGACTGATAACAGAGTTGTAACAGGTACTTTAAAAGGATATGATCAGTTGATGAACATGGTACTAGATGATGCTATAGAATATATAGGGGATGAATTGGATTCTACTTTATTAGTAGGTAAAAGAAAACTGGGCTTTTGTGTTTTAAGAGGTACTTTGTTGATAATGATCAGTCCGAACTATATGcaacaaaaacaagaatCAGAAAAGTGA
- the RPC31 gene encoding DNA-directed RNA polymerase III subunit C31 (similar to Saccharomyces cerevisiae YNL151C | RPC31 | RNA Polymerase C) encodes MSFRRGGGGGSRGFQSNLPFGLSYSDVGSYKNQEIPTIPLPVNNPITNYEKDISLSYINFQETMKNGPFHTGDVQPESELERLQHDDGIERYSDRYLNKNKNINKSCASINEHPFQLELFPQELYPVMGIKNKNKILALSKLKSKDDIFFNNEEAANIAGLTMLEKLKELAEDEDELNNNNNNNGNGNNPKINGQDDIEEDDEDDDFDEDDDENDDYNGEKYFDNGEDDDYGDEDDGDEPAF; translated from the coding sequence ATGAGTTTTAGGAGAGGTGGTGGAGGCGGCTCTCGAGGATTTCAATCAAATTTACCATTTGGTCTGAGCTACAGTGATGTCGGGTCATATAAAAATCAAGAAATTCCAACAATACCGTTACCTGTCAACAATCCTATTACTAATtatgaaaaagatattagTTTAAGCTACATAAATTTTCAAGAAACAATGAAAAACGGTCCCTTTCATACAGGTGATGTTCAACCCGAGTCAGAATTAGAGAGGCTACAACATGATGATGGGATAGAAAGATATAGCGATCgatatttgaataaaaataaaaatattaacaaatcCTGTGCTTCTATTAATGAACATCCTTTTCAACTAGAACTATTCCCTCAAGAATTGTATCCTGTAATGggtataaaaaataaaaataaaatacttgCATTATCGAAACTAAAGTCTAaggatgatatttttttcaataatgaAGAAGCTGCTAACATAGCAGGACTGACTATGTTAGAAAAACTAAAAGAATTGgctgaagatgaagatgaacttaataataataataacaataatggtaatggCAATAATCCAAAAATTAATGGACAGGATGATATCGaggaagatgatgaagacgACGACTTTGATGAAGACGAcgatgaaaatgatgattATAATGGTGAAAAATACTTTGATAATggtgaagatgatgattatggagatgaagatgatgggGATGAACCTGCTTTTTAA
- the FUR1 gene encoding uracil phosphoribosyltransferase (similar to Saccharomyces cerevisiae YHR128W | FUR1 | 5-FluoroURidine resistant) translates to MTTTEPFRNVVLLPQTNQLLGLYTIIRDRLTKRPDFIFYSDRIIRLLVEEGLNHLPVAPLTVSTETNQVFQGVSFLGKICGVSIIRAGESMEQGLRDCCRSVRIGKILIQRDEETAKPKLFYEKLPDDIANRYVFLLDPMLATGGSAIMATDVLLNRGVKEERIFFLNLICSKEGIDAYHSAYPNVKIVTGAIDKGLDEKKYLIPGLGDFGDRYYAL, encoded by the coding sequence atgactACCACAGAGCCTTTCAGAAATGTCGTATTATTACCACAAACCAATCAATTGTTGGGTTTATATACTATAATCAGAGATAGACTCACCAAGAGACCagattttatattttactCCGATAGAATCATTCGATTGTTGGTTGAAGAGGGTTTAAACCATTTGCCAGTAGCACCATTGACTGTTAGTACCGAGACAAACCAAGTTTTCCAAGGTGTTTCATTTTTAGGCAAAATATGCGGtgttagtattattagagCTGGTGAAAGTATGGAACAAGGTTTAAGAGATTGTTGCAGAAGTGTTCgtattggaaaaattttaatcCAAAGAGATGAAGAAACTGCTAAACCAAAATTATTCTACGAAAAATTACCTGATGATATTGCCAACAGGtatgtatttttgttaGATCCCATGTTGGCCACAGGGGGTAGTGCTATAATGGCCACTGATGTTTTGTTGAACAGAGGGGTTAAGGAAGAAAGaatctttttcttgaatTTAATTTGTAGCAAAGAAGGTATCGATGCCTATCATTCCGCTTATCCAAATGTTAAAATCGTCACTGGCGCTATTGATAAAGGTTTGgatgaaaagaaatatttgattCCAGGACTTGGTGATTTTGGTGATAGATATTATGCtctataa
- the PGA2 gene encoding Pga2p (similar to Saccharomyces cerevisiae YNL149C | PGA2 | Processing of Gas1p and ALP): MNAIFDKVSSNIYDTFADIDARKGLRLLVIVCGYIVFRTIAQRELTKKQLKQQNEIREKELLEKRQDKLVDDPLNDAVTSSFGFGKKTRKRVQHQQKILEERLEARLEEMKKYQGNNNDDDDIADLLVE, from the coding sequence ATGAACGCCATTTTTGATAAAGTTAGTAGTAACATTTATGACACATTCGCTGATATTGATGCTCGTAAGGGCTTGAGATTACTTGTTATTGTTTGCGGTTACATTGTTTTTAGAACCATTGCCCAAAGAGAGTTGACGAAAAAACAGTTGAAACAACAGAATGAAATTCGTGAAAAGGAACTACTCGAAAAAAGACAAGATAAATTGGTGGATGATCCCCTTAACGACGCTGTCACCAGTTCATTTGGTTTCGGTAagaaaacaagaaaaagagttCAACATCAACAAAAGATTTTAGAAGAAAGGTTAGAGGCAAGATTAGAGGAAATGAAGAAATATCAAGGGAATAAtaatgacgatgatgatattGCAGATTTATTAGTTGAGTGA
- the ALF1 gene encoding Alf1p (similar to Saccharomyces cerevisiae YNL148C | ALF1 | ALpha tubulin Folding): MLDNKNNPNIQITSALANFEISKKKLQTWITNGTIPLFNEFYVKTGIEPSNMVIEFYNQGLKTKEITLASDLNNTIDASIIHHITKVKVLDNNPKSTFNVLVQQGNVDDDQLYQLDDSVYKKRTDSVYMWKQSMKAEIESATRQRIDLLKKNLNKGCIVLKDGRKGILRYVGCISDTVTGANNDSEIWCGVEFSEAVGKNNGCINGQRYFGPVSEKHGGFFKPTSLDLINDNFENDDEL, encoded by the coding sequence ATGCTTgataataagaataatcCAAATATCCAAATAACCTCGGCATTAGctaattttgaaatatcaaaaaaaaaattacaaacaTGGATCACTAATGGCACAATACCATTGTTTAATGAATTTTATGTTAAAACAGGCATCGAACCTTCAAATATGGTCATTGAATTTTATAATCAGGGGCTCAAAACTAAAGAAATAACATTGGCTAGCGATCTCAATAATACAATCGATGCGTCTATAATTCATCATATTACAAAAGTAAAAGTTTTAGATAACAATCCAAAATCTACATTTAATGTATTGGTACAACAGGGCAACGTAGATGATGATCAACTTTATCAATTAGATGATTCtgtttacaaaaaaagaacagaTTCTGTTTATATGTGGAAACAAAGTATGAAAGCAGAAATCGAATCAGCTACTCGGCAGAGGATtgatttattgaaaaaaaacttaaataAAGGTTGCATTGTTCTAAAAGATGGTAGAAAAGGTATATTAAGATATGTTGGTTGCATTTCGGATACGGTTACAGGTgctaataatgatagtgAGATTTGGTGTGGGGTAGAATTTTCTGAAGCTGTTGGTAAAAACAATGGATGTATAAATGGGCAAAGGTATTTTGGTCCAGTTAGTGAGAAACATGGTGGATTTTTCAAACCAACTTCGCTTGATCTTATAAATGACAActttgaaaatgatgatgaactataa